GTTTTTATTCGTTTTTGAAGACCGTGTAGTGACCCGTGATTATTCACGTTTTGTCCGTTTGTCCTTACGGGTATTTGtctcatttaaaaaataccACATCGCctgaattttatatttgcaatCGTTCCAAAGTCTCTGGACGACATGTATAAAATCTTTAAGAAGCAAAATCATTTGTACTCAATAACTCATATTTAATAATCGTTTACGAAACAATGTTTTTGTCGAGTTATCATGGCCGAATTAAGTGTAACCTTCCATAAcaataaacacatttaaagtcaacgatttctttaatttgttatcCCGTATTCGTTGAGTAGTATATCTGTtctgaaatgtaaaaataaatgtttaatagatataaaatagAGCATAAAATCTTTCAGACATTTTCTTACTTTATCTTTTAAATCATTCTGCAGATACATGATTACATGTACGGTAAAGGATTCGAAACATAAAATTAGGTAATGTAGCTTTGTAGGGCCATTCTAAATTTCatgataaaacaagaatgtgttcccagtacacggatgccccatctgcactatcattttctatgtacagtggaccgtgaaaatgggggaaaatctctaattggcattcaaattagaaagatcataattatcatggggaacatgtgtactaagatTCAAATTGATTGGAATTCAACCACATCAAAAACTTCCTTGACCAAAAAACTATAACCTGAATCGGGACAGaaggacgaacgaacgaacgggcGAACGCACAGACCAGACAACTTAATGCCCATAAacggggcataaaaataaaaaatattcatgtaatttATAAGcgataaatatgataaaattaatgataataaaatagataataaattttatataaagtaaattatatattacTTTGTCTGATAAGGTTACAGACTCCTTGGTTACACTCCCTGGTGTTACAACATGATGAACAGATATTTATGGTTCCATGATCACGTTTTCTACCATGGGTATCTGTATATGCCTCGTGAGTCTTGTCACAAATCTACAATGAGTCTTTATGATTTgtatatttcagaaattattgttttaaatcaatGGTAGTGTTGTAAGAACCGTAACTCTTAGACATAAATGGGAATGTCCAAACAATTATACTTCAGTGTTTTACCTTCTGTTTTTATCCCAAATGTATATTTGCAATTTCAAAggcttttcttttaaaaaaataagtaaatcctttgatttaatttttttttattttaatttgtgtttgtGGTTAAATTATAACGACACATGTGATGTATATAttgaacatatatttttcaattttaatagacttgtttatattttttcgtttgggcttgtatcatattttcccaccggtttatatgatccgtttatcctatattgactcttaaaattcaagagttaataaattgagggtaaattatatggccatCCACAttccgtttcgatccctaacatcactgaagagaaatttattgtcgaaatccggatctggtgtaccaaaaaaaattattgaaaccttatgtttgtggcattacatcttggccacaagtttattgttttctgtttagtattaaattgatataaagatccattttgttacatcttgtgatcaattttacttgaaaatcgccaatggcagtcaggcttacagaacatcagttgttcgacctgtcattcaaatgtgttttgtttaaaagtactttttcactttttttggtctttggaaaatgttgtttgtgctgtattaaGACTGTATTGAGCCTATGGAATAGACAGATGCACACTTATACAGGTACTTTAGACTAATTAAAGTTTGTACGTTTAAGGATCATATGATAGTTATTTTATTAGTGTTCTTCATATTCAGGATAAATCAGTAGGGttgatatgaaaacaaaatactatCAAAGtgtctaaaaattaaaattacaccACGCACAAGGAAACAAGAGTGAAAAATTCCAAAGACATGTTGTTATTTTGACGAATTACCTGTTTTCTTCTACATCCTAGGCTATATATTAACTGTTGGTTTGATACATACAAGTCCTGTGAACAAAcctataaatgtaaaaaaaaaaaaaagttctattcAATTTTGAACTCAAACGGAAAACTTCTTGATTGAAAACAGCCTCTAGCAAGACGACATTCTCTCTTCACAATCAAGTTGTCTGATCTATGGTCGGcctattgtctctttgacacactccccatttccattctctatttcatttttaagtttgaCCTTAATATAACATTTGGATTCAGCTGATGAAACCCAATGAATGTTCAAAatgacttttttaaaatatggatATTTAAATTGTTCACGGTAATCCACATTCTAGAATTTATGAACAAATACGATGAATATTCCATTTCAACTTTCAACTTTCCTCTCGTTGACAGACGCCTACGTCTGCTTCAGTGTTCTTTCTATATAAGCACATACTTTTGAATCTCGTTAAAGCctatatacatgttaaactttatggctattttgtgcatttttcctttgatctttttttgtgataaggccgtgtctgtttttttctttgttttgcgTCAACTGATTCTGAGAAAACCTACCAGACAGcaaggaaaaaaaacacacacaaagaAAATAACACAAGAGTCTGCTTAAGTTCTGGACTGATTAACAGTGACTTTAGATCAATACTGTCATATCTAAGTGAAAGAGCAAACATGACAAACAGGAAATTTAGCAATGTACAAACTTGATATGACTATATTCTGAGAAATCATAAATGGCCTTGGTATTTCAAACATTTCCCATTTATACTGAAGCCTTTgagaagagacatgttttgatCTGAGATGTGTCATGTTGTGTTAAAACCTATGTATAATCAATAATTCCCTGTATCAAATCAATAATGCTTTAAGCATGAATTATCTCCCATTTGCAGAGTTATCTTCCTATAATTTAAATACTTTATGTAAACTTTTTGgcaatatattaatattttgttctgcatacttttttttcagaaaataaactaatgaaattatgttttatatcttAATATCTTGTGGaattaaaaatgtacatacTAATTTATCCTATCCTATCAGACAGTAGATatcatttaaagaaatttattagaaatatttgcaaaaactactatttttcatttaaaaaagtataaaaatttatttcaattataaaataaaataactttgcAAATGGGGGGTAACTCTTTCTTCAAGCAAGTAAGGAACGCCTACTGTAAGACCTGTTCCAAGGAAGAACCATTACAGTGAAATTGGTTGAtcttttcaatatcaaatttagtgaattttaatattaaataaaagctCTGATACATtcacaaatgttttattaattgaaaacaattcttaaaacaaaatttaaaacaaataaatcaaaacttaaCATGAGAACTAAAGTATAAAGGTGTTTTTGAAGACATAAGCACATCAAAGGCACTCTTTTGTTGATTTGAAttagttttttcacaaaatttgtcaGTCAGCTCAAAGCTTACATATGCACCAAACATTTTAACAGCATCTATAGCCTTGAGAGAtgtatcatttcatttttttccccGTTAGAGCTAGATGAAACATAACATTTTATCAGAGTTTTATCCCCTATGGTGATAGGTTCATTGAATCTTGTATTTAACGTGTCTCTTATGCTGGCTACGTAAAGGCTCTCTAGGATCTGAGAAAAAGTTTCTGTGCCGGCGAGCGGAAATGCATATGGAGCCAGAACGATCCTTTTATCTTTGAAAAGTGAAACACAAACGATCTCGCTCGCCGGCACATTTATACTGGCCATTTCTGCTGTCACATGTATCGAAGTCAAGATCGCTTAAACGCTTTAAATAAGGAGCGTACTTGTTATTTAAAGCGCAAAATAGATTTGAGTATAAGAATACACAAAAACACGGCTGGAAAAACCCggaaaatacggattttctaCTGACgaacaaaaaaaagtttgtgtttgtttttgacaCAAATTGGCCGAAAACCTACCCGCACGCGGacgcaaaacaaataaaaaaacaactatggcctaattttcatatcatgcttctcgcttgagatagAAAAAtaatcgctagaaactaaggagaccacgtggcgttgctaacgaaattgacattgaaattgacaacgtcgtcataggtaaaatagcgataaacagattatcattggtcatctcaactcgattgcttttctcactttcgctttTCCAGCACAAGTGAGAAAAataatctcgttgagatgatcaacgataatctataaatatagcAAGGAGAAATTAGTAATAAATCATACGATTAGGACATGACGTCTATTACAATAGTTATTTTGATCACACGTTTTATTAACTTGTTAcaaatcaaaaaatatatttttttctcatttcctcttacaaaatttgtctttttaacacTGACAAAGCCTAAATCAATATCAAACAAGACATACAAAGGTACAAAATGTTACCTCGTTTGATGGACACTGAACAAATCTTGAGCACTTTGTGGGATCATCTGTTTTGTCACATTCAGCACACCAGACATAATCAGGGTTCAAAGTGGGACCTGGATTAAACATACTTAGTtcatacaatatttaatttttcaatatagtgcacaaaatacaattatacaatagaaatactgggattcggaaacaaaaaaaaaacatttataattatatatacagtaGTGTTTTCATATTCGAGGTGTCAAGTTGaacattttcaatttagacaTAAAACAGGAGAACTAAGTGTGTAATATTTTATGACCACACTTTCAGTTTATTATCAGATCAGACGTTCTGAAAAAAGGAGACCAAGTCGTTTATTGGTACCCCGAACAAATAAAACCTTGCAAAGCCAGTAcatatactgagccaaaaaagtttagcaacactttttttttataaattcttttttgttgtttttggaaaaaaaatatttaaacattattgatataatccttagttttacctgtaatttaaaACAGTCTTACTTTTTCCTGCTGATTGATTTCGCGCCATTTCAGCTTTGCACATGTAAATGAGGTTTTACCTTCTGTACCTgcacttttaaaacaatattaaaaatttcattttcactAACGTTCAGAAACACACCATTggtaagaaaaaaacaaacaccttTGAAAAATTGCAAGGGGCGTCAACCAGGCCTCCCGGAAAATGACAGTCAGAACGGTCTTGAAATCGTTGATGCCGTAATGAGGGTTGCTGACATCATGGCTCGATTTAATGTGCACAAGGCAACAGTTTAGAGACTAGCAaacagatatcgacaaattaaaACTGCACAGGATAGGTCGATATCtcgtagacaaaaaaaaactatcgtcAAGGGAGGAGCGCTTCCTTCGTTTTACGTCAACACGTGACAAgctttttccggctaaaatgtAGTGCATTGACTAAGGGAAGCTGCTGGTGTGCCTGCCAATCCTTCATTGGTGCACTTAGGGCATGGCTGAGAAATTGATTTTGAGAACCACTTTACTCATTTACGCGTTTTGACCCTCCCGCGCTCCATACAAAGAGAATCCTAATGAATGTGAGTGATAAACATTCATGTTGCTTCTAACATATCATAAttccattgttttattattaaaataatatgttgtaatgattttctaattaaataaaattttacatttttgttgctaaactttATTGGctcagtatacatgtatgtataacaACTTAAAAGGAAATTGCAGTTCTTGAAAAACGGccttttttatcaatatggtATGCACTTGAGAGGAGGACTGTTCCAGACATACATACATCAGGGCCGTCGATTACAAGTTTTGTGCAAGGGTACTATACTTTACAATAGTGTTTCATGCTTTATAGAATGATCATTGTAGTGTATActgttttctttcttatttcatATTAGGTGATCACGTTTATTTATAACAGAGCTGTGTTTCATTAAGGTTTTAACATTACTTGTGTCGACTGATTTCTGAggaatatatttaattttgcaaacaaaaacttttaatatcaaaagtttttttattatatatatgtttattactATTTACCTGTATTTACTTGTAATATTGGCGCAATTGAAAGGTTATATTTTGgcgcaaataaaatattgtttgtggcgcaaatgaaagattttttttggcgTAAATGAAATGCCAATTGACGCAAAGCAATGCACCggttcttatacatgtatatatttggcTTTTAAAGCGTTCCGGGTGAAGGTAAATCATACAAAAACACTTCGGACGCATGCAATGATATACTTAAGTAttcaatttgtcattttattttttgggatatatttatttgaataatctACCCCCAAAAAtggtagttattttttttaaccatataaTTTTAACACAACATACGTTGTCCACAAAGGTAACCATTACACGGTACGCCATCTTTGTTTGGTCCTGTAGTACAACATTCGGAACACATAACTAGATCTATCATGTGACCATGAGAGAATTCTATTTGTCGTTTGCCATCTCCAATTTGGTGTTCATCAAACGAGCATACCTGAATTAATGGTACGAAAACAAATTACAAGTTAATATTGAGTATTAAATATGATTGTGACAATTTCAATACTGGATTAATCTATCCAAatgtattgtttgtatgttgttttgttagaaaatctttaaaaaaaatacaggaaaAAAGTCACCTGACGGCCTATTATATGATGTGGTTTTTGAGATGTCACAGtgatttacaaacaaaaacaatcatcacatatgtacatgtaatagcTATATGCTTAGcaacatttgtcttttaaaatacaggAAGTAAGAGTTTTCATAGACCCATTAAGTATCAATAACATGACGTCATGTTATAACTGGTGACCCCTTAGTATTTTTAACATCACTATTTTGCAAAGTGGGCTAACAAAATGATCTAGTTATCGTGATTATGAATCCATAAACTGGAATCATATGTTTTTCAAACGTAGCTGAGGATTATACATGTCAATTGGATAAAGATGAAACAGAAGACATAGAAACTCTTTTCGTCAAGTATTCAATTTGGTTGACAGCCCTACTGAAACTATAGATTTGTTACTTGCACagttgtattttgtttgtatccTGTAATACGTGACCGTAGTTGGAATCTATTGTCGCAAAAGGTGTGCTTTAGATAAAATAAAGATAGTAACAtacttgttttacattgtcttatcggggacttttgtagctgactatgcggtatgggctttgttcattgttgaaggccgtacggtgacctatagttgttaatgtctgtgtaattttttgtggatagttgtctcattggcagtcataccacatcttcttttttatatatatttcatattgaattgTTAAATGAAGACGGGTTCTGTCTTAATTGATGAAATATAGGTATTTTTTggaaaaggaaaatttaaagaCATCTTTGGTAATGCTTATCAGTGTGACAAATCTGTGACAGCCACTCTCCGAGATAATAGCAGTGGTTTGTAATCAAAATTGTATGATTGGAGATTTGTAACTGGGGTTTACAATGTAAAGTAAACAGAGAATTacattttgaatgatttagtGAATAAAACTTTTTGTGGATGAGATTAATACAAAACGGGTCATTTACAAATAGCAAATTCGTATAACAAGAAACATCATTATGTATCCAAGTCGATGGCATCAATGTTGTTGCGTTGTATGTACCAGTTCTCGTATCAAGTTGTATGGGTAGAATTGTTATATCTCTTAAACAATTATTCTATGGTGTCAGCTTGcatatacacaaaatatcagAGACAGATATGTTGGTACAGTTGTACATATTGTCATATGTAATGGTGACCGTGTTATAATATCTGATTTTTTATGTgcagttgttttgtttttcattttgtttctttgaaaaatgGCAATCCCTAGTCACACTTTAATCCGTTTATTCCAATATTCCGATCATCGTAGCTCCTTgtgaattttaaagtttaatcaCTGATGAAATCAGAATCTTTTATTAAAGCATGACAGACTTTACAGTTTTTACTTCACGTTAAGAAATGATACAGTGTTGGTCAGAGTAATGCACGTAAACGcttaaaacataaatttctTACCTTATCAGATTTGCAACCTGCTATGAAAGCAATCTGCATATTTGGGAGCATCACTTTCCGTAAATAACATTGCTAAATACAAAGAAACATACAGTTTACATGTAggacatgtatttattttaataatagcGCGAACCGTACCAAAAAAAATCTAGTGCTCCTGAAGGGTTTAAATTTACGGCTTCACATGTGTTGCTCATCCAGGTACACATACGGTGTTAAGACATGAGTTGATGTAAAAATCGATAAAAAGAAGACAATGTAGACATATCAATCATAACGGTTAACCGATTCATGGTGGCGCCGTAAACTTTCAAAGGAGTTACTTCAAATTAACCTGAAGCATTAACAACCATCGACTTACAcatccttgtgagcagcaaccctctttcaatgatattttgatAGCATACCCAAGCTCTGGAATATCTTGTCAACTGTGAGACATATACTCTATATGCAGGCACTTCTAGATTATTgttacacagaaaaaaagtgtgTTTTCCTTGTTTTGTTGAGAAATTAAAAGACAATacactttttaaacttttaaacacgAAGCACTCTTCATGTTCTTGGTACACTAGAACCCGAATAGTGATTCTGACTATCAATCCCTCATTgcaatttgtttaattgtattgcgtatacttaaataaatttatttcaataccTCCTCTCCATCCTCACACTGTGCCTCTGTCCGGAAACAATCAGTAACGTTTCTTGCAAACTGACATGAAAGGCATCTTAGTCCTATAAAACATTACTCTaccattttgaaagttgttgaaTGTTATTGTGTTAAGCAACTGAATCCCCAGTTtcactagaccacgatcgcaccacgCTCGCCGCGttcttaatttttattcagatcgtggtgaggtTGCAGAAAGAGCGGCatgaaaatgatttgttttcgTTGTTTTTACGATTAAACCATGTTCTCACCACGCTTTCTCTACGATTATCATGATCCTACTAAGCTTACCACGtcctcactacgaccataccacgagttATCTGATTGCAACGCAATCTTACCATGGCTCTACTGCGATTATAGCATGTTCTTACCGCGATTATACTACGTTCATATCGCGATCTCACTACGTTCTTATTTGTAGCAATAACGTCAACATCGTATTCTGTATCAATATTGTTCCGTTCCTCCTATTTCTGATTAATAATTAGATTTATCGGAAACAGCACAGTAATGCCACCAACATCTACCAGAACAAGTGGGCTTAGTGGTAGGAGTAGATGTTGAGGCTGAGGAGTCTGATTGTAGCGAATCCTGATCCAGCAGAGATGTCGGACTGACCAATCAAACCTGAATCAATACCTTTTGCTAGTCCATCAAGCTCATATGACGATGTTTTAGTGAACGATAGAAGTGAAGACACAGATGTGTCAAGCATAGTTGTGGCGCCGTTAGAGAAAAAGGACAAAAGGTGtaaattacaaacaaacaaactaaacCTTGAgagcttttatatattttatttttttccacaGATAGCAGTGAGATTGTGGCCTAGTGTGACTGCAGTATTAACAAACAATAATTCAGTTTAAAATTAAAGGTATTGCGTAATATGTCTCATATTTCCTTATAATTCATCTAttataatcaaaagaaaaaaatgcaaaccaAATAACTTAATTTTAAAGCGATTCTCGTGTCACTATGATATATTGAATATGATATTTAGTTCAAACTAGTTACATATTTATTAGAAATCAGTTAGGACTATACTGCTTACGTCACGTCAATGTGTTCGGCTTAACCGGGGTTTACTCAAAACTTCAATTTTCTATTTTGCGTTTTCTATGCAGTTGTTTGTCCTTTTGATACGAATGTTGCTTCATGTGGATCAGGGCAggctacccttccggagcagcTCAAACCAATTCaagtgttttgtgttttgggtTTCGAGTTGCTCATGATCAGTCTTTAGTTTAATTAGCATTTTcaatattgtttgccttaagaATGTGTTcatcgtttttgtttttatccatTGAATTGTAAGTATAGTTTCGACTTATTAATACGAACactcctttggtatcttttaccTCTCTTTTTTCGTggacacatataaaaaaattgacatctcgacatttatccaaactatcttttattttatcttcCATAGTATAATACATAAACCCGCTGCATCTGTTTGCACCTTCCTAAGTTAAGAATCTAGAGTTTCTCTTTTTTCTattatagattataccgttggttttcttgtttaaatggttttactcAAGTCACTTTTGGGCCCTTTAAAGTATGATGCTCGGTGTGCGTCAagtctccgtgttgaaggccgttctttgagccataatggtttacttttgcaAATTGGGACTTGGTTgaagagctgtctcattggcacataccacatcttcttctatATACTATAGATATATTTAAGTTATACATACCAGATGTTCTTGGTATCGCTATAAATATTGCTACTAGTACAAGACCTGGATAtagaaatcaaagaaaaaaaaaattgttttgttctCTGTATTTTCGTTTATTGTGTAATCGTATTCttgtatttttctgaatataattataacttTGCATTCATCGTTTAATATATTCTTGGTAATATTCATTTGGAGTGTCtcggtacttaaacatcccTTCATTGTGGTGTTATTGTGTTCTAAAAATGATCTTGTTGTTATTGGttcttatttaaatacattttgactctcaaattgaaaagattattgtttaaatatatatttctggTTTTGAGGATCCCAACTTTTAAGTAACTGTTCTTTAAGCGATGTCTATTTAATGCTGCATTTCTGgattttcataataatttatgTTCATAAATTATAGAAGCTTACCTTTAAATAAATACGAATAGCACATAGTTTCTTTTAGGttctaaaatgtaaaataaggaAAAGACAATCGGGTTATGTTCGTGTCATATATTTTTAGGATTGTATGATGCTATAAACCCTTAACTTGTGCACCATTTCATTTCATGTAGCGTATTTGCATTGCTTGTCTAtcttgcagaaaaaaaatggaattaaaaAGTTGTGTATTATAATTGATGTGAAATAAGTTAATGTGGAAAGAATTGAATCATCTCAATTTTGACatgcaataaaattgagaaatgaaatggagaatgtttcaaagcgacaacaacccgaccatagagcagacaacagccgaaagccaccaatggttcttcaatgtagcgagaaatccCGCAaacgtaggcgtccttcagctggccccttaaataatatgtatactggtacagtgataatggacgttatactaaactccgaattatacacaagagactaaaattaaaaatcatacaagactaacaaaggccagaggctcctgacttgggacaggcgcaaaaatgcggctgggttaaatatgtttatgagatctGCCCTATACCTCTTGCCAATGTACAAAGGTAAACGCATAataatacgcacattaaaa
The genomic region above belongs to Mytilus trossulus isolate FHL-02 chromosome 7, PNRI_Mtr1.1.1.hap1, whole genome shotgun sequence and contains:
- the LOC134727029 gene encoding uncharacterized protein LOC134727029 isoform X1 → MCYSYLFKGLVLVAIFIAIPRTSGLRCLSCQFARNVTDCFRTEAQCEDGEEQCYLRKVMLPNMQIAFIAGCKSDKVCSFDEHQIGDGKRQIEFSHGHMIDLVMCSECCTTGPNKDGVPCNGYLCGQRPTLNPDYVWCAECDKTDDPTKCSRFVQCPSNEVCSQDLYVSNQQLIYSLGCRRKQICDKTHEAYTDTHGRKRDHGTINICSSCCNTRECNQGVCNLIRQNILLNEYGITN
- the LOC134727029 gene encoding uncharacterized protein LOC134727029 isoform X2, with product MCYSYLFKGLVLVAIFIAIPRTSGLRCLSCQFARNVTDCFRTEAQCEDGEEQCYLRKVMLPNMQIAFIAGCKSDKVCSFDEHQIGDGKRQIEFSHGHMIDLVMCSECCTTGPNKDGVPCNGYLCGQRPTLNPDYVWCAECDKTDDPTKCSRFVQCPSNEVCSQDLYVSNQQLIYSLGCRRKQICDKTHEAYTDTHGRKRDHGTINICSSCCNTRECNQGVCNLIRQKQIYYSTNTG